From Apium graveolens cultivar Ventura chromosome 9, ASM990537v1, whole genome shotgun sequence, the proteins below share one genomic window:
- the LOC141686847 gene encoding uncharacterized protein LOC141686847 isoform X1: MSASFDLVPAPIANLHQLPKKIKRQAFGNKTHLQTLFFTCIPQDYNCEKESHIHHFLVFSNISECIGVGIIFLLFVVYSIDFIMLHVSLPFKGNKIPQASFHIVRHCNTVLNWKKKQIYGCVSRPASNPGNKSVSFLRKSSSHTKRHDWKVALALDTGSPGNGGQESSNNDGPGLGQTRLGRLVSAGGRQLLEKLNSTRKKFPMKIFLLLLGFYTANALATILGQTGDWDVLVAGVVVAAIEGIGMLMYRKPSSPSTGQQQSLIMMINYWKAGVCLGLFVDAFKLGS; the protein is encoded by the exons CCCCAATTGCCAATTTGCACCAATTGCCCAAAAAGATAAAAAGGCAGGCCTTTGGAAACAAAACACACTTGCAAACTCTTTTCTTTACTTGCATTCCTCAG GATTACAACTGTGAAAAGGAATCCCATATACACCACTTTCTTGTCTTCTCAAATATAAGTGAATGCATCGGAGTTGGAATCATCTTCCTTCTG TTTGTGGTCTATAGTATCGATTTCATCATGCTGCACGTGTCCTTGCCTTTTAAGGGAAATAAAATTCCTCAAGCTTCATTTCACATCGTCAGACACTGTAATACAGTGTTGAATTGGAAAAAGAAGCAGATTTATGGATGTGTTAGCAGACCTGCTTCAAACCCAGGAAACAAATCTGTCTCCTTTCTGCGAAAGAG CAGCTCTCATACGAAAAGACATGACTGGAAAGTAGCTCTTGCTTTAGATACAGGCAGTCCTGGTAATGGCGGCCAAGAAAGTTCCAACAATGATGGCCCTGGTTTAGGTCAGACTAGGTTGGGTAGGCTGGTTAGTGCAGGCGGGCGACAATTACTGGAAAAGTTAAATTCAACAAGAAAGAAATTCCCAATGAAGATATTTCTCTTGCTCCTCGGTTTTTACACAGCAAACGCATTAGCCACGATTCTCGGGCAAACTGGCGACTGGGATGTGCTGGTTGCAGGAGTAGTGGTTGCAGCCATTGAAGGAATTGGTATGCTTATGTATCGGAAACCCTCTTCTCCATCTACAGGGCAGCAGCAATCTCTGATAATGATGATAAATTACTGGAAAGCGGGTGTTTGTTTAGGGCTATTTGTAGATGCTTTTAAGCTTGGCAGTTAA
- the LOC141684836 gene encoding uncharacterized protein LOC141684836 isoform X1: MSAIFAGLVSLRDLKLCFEIVPVQASIISCPQLVNLEIETCRWSEESLHSNIVVMAPKLSNFTSIGIFSITFGISKLETVCIKMQKWHKPEIWREMLKEDYQGFAYMLPRLGSAKILRLDSEAIKALSLVSSFLERFPSPFYNLKYVKLPHGCKETSISAALKSYLIDGSPTATFVTSLHQCQGRGQKLPGEMVEEDGDSHQV; this comes from the exons ATGAGTGCAATATTTGCTGGGCTTGTCAGTCTACGAGATCTCAAACTATGTTTCGAGATTGTGCCTGTACAAGCTTCTATAATATCATGTCCTCAATTGGTGAACCTGGAGATTGAAACCTGTCGGTGGTCCGAAGAGAGTCTTCACAGTAACATTGTGGTTATGGCGCCCAAACTCAGCAATTTTACTTCTATTGGCATCTTCTCGATTACATTTGGAATTTCGAAGTTGGAAACTGTATGTATAAAAATGCAGAAATGGCATAAACCCGAAATTTGGCGCGAGATGTTGAAAGAAGATTATCAAGGGTTTGCATATATGCTACCGAGACTTGGTAGTGCCAAGATTCTTCGTCTTGATTCGGAGGCCATAAAG GCACTTTCTTTAGTTTCCAGCTTTCTTGAAAGATTTCCTTCTCCATTCTATAACCTGAAGTATGTGAAGCTACCTCATGGATGTAAAGAAACAAGTATTTCTGCTGCTTTAAAAAGCTACTTAATTGATGGCTCTCCAACAGCAACCTTTGTCACATCACTGCACCAG TGCCAGGGCAGAGGGCAGAAGTTGCCTGGAGAGATGGTGGAGGAAGATGGAGACAGCCATCAAGTGTAG
- the LOC141684836 gene encoding uncharacterized protein LOC141684836 isoform X2 codes for MSAIFAGLVSLRDLKLCFEIVPVQASIISCPQLVNLEIETCRWSEESLHSNIVVMAPKLSNFTSIGIFSITFGISKLETVCIKMQKWHKPEIWREMLKEDYQGFAYMLPRLGSAKILRLDSEAIKALSLVSSFLERFPSPFYNLKYVKLPHGCKETSISAALKSYLIDGSPTATFVTSLHQGRGQKLPGEMVEEDGDSHQV; via the exons ATGAGTGCAATATTTGCTGGGCTTGTCAGTCTACGAGATCTCAAACTATGTTTCGAGATTGTGCCTGTACAAGCTTCTATAATATCATGTCCTCAATTGGTGAACCTGGAGATTGAAACCTGTCGGTGGTCCGAAGAGAGTCTTCACAGTAACATTGTGGTTATGGCGCCCAAACTCAGCAATTTTACTTCTATTGGCATCTTCTCGATTACATTTGGAATTTCGAAGTTGGAAACTGTATGTATAAAAATGCAGAAATGGCATAAACCCGAAATTTGGCGCGAGATGTTGAAAGAAGATTATCAAGGGTTTGCATATATGCTACCGAGACTTGGTAGTGCCAAGATTCTTCGTCTTGATTCGGAGGCCATAAAG GCACTTTCTTTAGTTTCCAGCTTTCTTGAAAGATTTCCTTCTCCATTCTATAACCTGAAGTATGTGAAGCTACCTCATGGATGTAAAGAAACAAGTATTTCTGCTGCTTTAAAAAGCTACTTAATTGATGGCTCTCCAACAGCAACCTTTGTCACATCACTGCACCAG GGCAGAGGGCAGAAGTTGCCTGGAGAGATGGTGGAGGAAGATGGAGACAGCCATCAAGTGTAG
- the LOC141686847 gene encoding ycf20-like protein isoform X2 yields MSASFDLVPAPIANLHQLPKKIKRQAFGNKTHLQTLFFTCIPQDYNCEKESHIHHFLVFSNISECIGVGIIFLLFVVYSIDFIMLHVSLPFKGNKIPQASFHIVRHCNTVLNWKKKQIYGCVSRPASNPGNKSVSFLRKSSHTKRHDWKVALALDTGSPGNGGQESSNNDGPGLGQTRLGRLVSAGGRQLLEKLNSTRKKFPMKIFLLLLGFYTANALATILGQTGDWDVLVAGVVVAAIEGIGMLMYRKPSSPSTGQQQSLIMMINYWKAGVCLGLFVDAFKLGS; encoded by the exons CCCCAATTGCCAATTTGCACCAATTGCCCAAAAAGATAAAAAGGCAGGCCTTTGGAAACAAAACACACTTGCAAACTCTTTTCTTTACTTGCATTCCTCAG GATTACAACTGTGAAAAGGAATCCCATATACACCACTTTCTTGTCTTCTCAAATATAAGTGAATGCATCGGAGTTGGAATCATCTTCCTTCTG TTTGTGGTCTATAGTATCGATTTCATCATGCTGCACGTGTCCTTGCCTTTTAAGGGAAATAAAATTCCTCAAGCTTCATTTCACATCGTCAGACACTGTAATACAGTGTTGAATTGGAAAAAGAAGCAGATTTATGGATGTGTTAGCAGACCTGCTTCAAACCCAGGAAACAAATCTGTCTCCTTTCTGCGAAAGAG CTCTCATACGAAAAGACATGACTGGAAAGTAGCTCTTGCTTTAGATACAGGCAGTCCTGGTAATGGCGGCCAAGAAAGTTCCAACAATGATGGCCCTGGTTTAGGTCAGACTAGGTTGGGTAGGCTGGTTAGTGCAGGCGGGCGACAATTACTGGAAAAGTTAAATTCAACAAGAAAGAAATTCCCAATGAAGATATTTCTCTTGCTCCTCGGTTTTTACACAGCAAACGCATTAGCCACGATTCTCGGGCAAACTGGCGACTGGGATGTGCTGGTTGCAGGAGTAGTGGTTGCAGCCATTGAAGGAATTGGTATGCTTATGTATCGGAAACCCTCTTCTCCATCTACAGGGCAGCAGCAATCTCTGATAATGATGATAAATTACTGGAAAGCGGGTGTTTGTTTAGGGCTATTTGTAGATGCTTTTAAGCTTGGCAGTTAA